The Mycolicibacterium mageritense genome contains a region encoding:
- a CDS encoding HNH endonuclease signature motif containing protein: protein MYVRIMQVSAVEAVAALRAALDAFAACEFESLTRDELLAVLDEYETLTCQLPAPLHRMLAQLQADTTPRALGAKSWNAVLRIRWRLSTAEAGRRLGQAADLGPRRALTGEPLPPVLPAVAAAQAAGLINPDHVTVLRDAIDSLPGFVDQSTREQFELDLVRVAVGVGPKELKDVAELRLFLLDQDGPEPDDAERARKRGVSVAKQGRDAMTAMTANLTPEAAAVWEVLFAKFAAPGMCNPDDEEPCTSGTPTKAQIENDNRTVAQRQHDAMLVVGRIALMTGDLGQLNGLPVSVIIRTTLRDLESRAGIGTTGGGTKIPIEDVIRMASHANHHLAVFDHATGAALNYFRARRIASPAQRIMLIARDGGCSKPCCTVGAYGCQVHHASADWAHGGNTNVDEMTLACEPDNLMVDTDGGYTTTVNANGDVEWRPPAGLDHGQNRINYYHRPELLLTQAEREPQREQDPEPEREPEPDPDWDMQWGNDFDQSTLIAPNVEHLWDREPLSAEPFDPGLPPGWILLDNNPSPTGTDACRPIDPHALEGKGVRGP from the coding sequence ATGTATGTTCGAATCATGCAGGTAAGTGCTGTGGAGGCGGTGGCGGCGTTGCGGGCCGCCCTCGACGCCTTCGCGGCATGCGAGTTCGAATCACTGACCCGCGACGAACTGTTGGCGGTGCTCGACGAGTACGAGACCCTGACGTGTCAGCTGCCAGCCCCGCTGCACCGGATGCTCGCTCAGCTCCAGGCCGACACCACACCACGCGCGTTGGGCGCCAAGTCGTGGAACGCCGTGCTGCGGATCCGCTGGAGGTTGTCCACCGCCGAAGCCGGCCGACGCCTCGGCCAAGCCGCCGACCTCGGGCCACGGCGTGCGCTGACCGGCGAGCCGCTGCCCCCGGTGCTCCCGGCGGTCGCTGCCGCTCAGGCCGCCGGCCTGATCAACCCCGACCACGTCACAGTCCTGCGCGACGCGATCGACAGTCTGCCCGGGTTCGTCGACCAGTCGACTCGTGAGCAGTTCGAGCTCGACCTGGTCCGGGTCGCTGTCGGCGTCGGTCCCAAGGAGCTCAAGGACGTCGCCGAGCTGCGGCTGTTCCTGCTCGATCAGGACGGCCCCGAACCCGACGACGCCGAACGCGCCCGGAAGCGCGGGGTGTCGGTGGCAAAGCAGGGCCGCGATGCGATGACGGCGATGACGGCCAACCTGACCCCGGAAGCCGCGGCGGTGTGGGAGGTGCTGTTCGCCAAGTTCGCCGCGCCCGGCATGTGCAATCCCGACGACGAGGAACCCTGCACCAGTGGCACGCCCACCAAAGCCCAGATCGAGAACGACAACCGCACCGTGGCTCAACGTCAGCACGACGCCATGCTCGTCGTAGGCCGCATCGCGTTGATGACCGGTGATCTGGGCCAACTCAATGGGTTACCCGTCTCGGTGATCATCCGGACCACGCTGCGGGATCTGGAATCGCGCGCCGGGATCGGCACGACTGGGGGTGGCACGAAGATCCCCATCGAAGACGTCATCCGGATGGCGTCGCACGCCAACCATCATCTGGCGGTGTTCGACCATGCCACCGGCGCCGCCCTCAACTATTTCCGGGCCCGCCGCATCGCCAGCCCGGCGCAACGCATCATGCTGATCGCCCGCGACGGCGGCTGCTCCAAACCGTGCTGCACCGTCGGCGCCTACGGCTGCCAGGTCCATCACGCCTCCGCGGATTGGGCCCACGGCGGCAACACCAACGTCGACGAGATGACCTTGGCCTGCGAGCCCGACAATCTCATGGTCGACACCGACGGCGGCTACACCACCACCGTCAATGCAAACGGCGATGTCGAATGGCGCCCGCCGGCGGGTCTGGACCACGGCCAAAATCGCATCAACTACTACCACCGACCCGAACTCCTGCTCACGCAGGCGGAGCGTGAACCACAACGTGAGCAGGATCCGGAGCCCGAGCGAGAACCCGAACCGGATCCGGACTGGGATATGCAGTGGGGCAACGACTTCGACCAGTCGACATTGATCGCACCCAACGTCGAACACCTCTGGGATCGCGAGCCGCTCAGCGCAGAACCATTCGACCCGGGACTCCCACCCGGCTGGATTCTGCTCGACAACAACCCATCGCCGACCGGAACCGACGCGTGCCGACCCATCGATCCCCATGCTTTGGAAGGCAAGGGAGTACGCGGGCCCTAG
- a CDS encoding fumarylacetoacetate hydrolase family protein: protein MADYVIPPPPQPSLPVSTGPERFPVRRVFCVGRNYAAHAREMGKDPDREPPFFFMKPADAVVDATGTVPYPSLTSAFHHEIELVVALGSGGRNVAPADALNLVWGYGVGVDLTRRDLQDEAKKLSRPWDWSKGFDASAPCTPIHPVADVGHPDSGEIWLRVNGDLKQRGDLTELIWSVPEVISAISTAVDLAPGDLIFSGTPAGVGPMQPGDVVSGGVTGVAEFTFTVGPPDRRPA, encoded by the coding sequence ATGGCCGACTACGTGATCCCTCCTCCACCGCAGCCGTCGCTTCCCGTCAGCACCGGGCCGGAACGCTTTCCGGTTCGGCGGGTGTTCTGCGTCGGCCGCAACTACGCGGCCCATGCCCGCGAGATGGGCAAGGATCCCGACCGCGAGCCGCCGTTCTTCTTCATGAAGCCGGCCGACGCAGTCGTCGACGCGACGGGCACGGTGCCTTACCCGTCGCTGACGTCGGCGTTCCACCACGAGATCGAACTCGTGGTGGCGCTGGGGTCCGGCGGCCGCAACGTCGCGCCTGCCGATGCGCTGAACCTGGTGTGGGGTTACGGCGTCGGCGTCGATCTGACCCGGCGCGATCTGCAGGACGAGGCCAAGAAGCTCAGCCGACCGTGGGACTGGTCCAAGGGTTTCGACGCGTCGGCGCCGTGTACGCCGATCCACCCGGTAGCCGACGTCGGCCACCCGGACAGCGGCGAGATCTGGCTGCGCGTCAACGGCGATCTCAAGCAGCGCGGCGACCTCACGGAGCTGATCTGGTCGGTGCCGGAAGTCATCAGCGCGATTTCCACCGCCGTCGATCTCGCGCCCGGCGACTTGATCTTCAGCGGCACACCCGCGGGCGTCGGCCCCATGCAGCCCGGTGACGTCGTGTCCGGCGGCGTCACCGGTGTCGCGGAGTTCACGTTCACGGTCGGCCCGCCCGATCGGCGACCCGCTTGA
- a CDS encoding acyl-CoA dehydrogenase — MGHYIANVRDIEFNLFEVLQLGPILDEGTFGDLDSDTARTMLDEVARFAEGVVAESFADGDRNPPEFDPATHEITVPGPLAKTVQAVKDAEWWRIGIAENAGGTPAPASLVWAIQEMIMCANPSAMFFYGLGPAMAHTLAEVGTEEQQRWARMSMDKGWSGTMVLTEPDAGSDVGAGRTKAIAQPDGTWHIEGVKRFISGGDVGDTAENVFHLVLARPEGAGPGTKGLSLFYVPKFHFDPETLELGERNGVFVTGVEHKMGIKSSPTCELTFGAHGTPAVGYLVGDVHNGIAQMFRVIENARMTVGVKSAGTLSTGYLNALAYAKERIQGSDMLKMADKTAPRVAIIEHPDVRRSLLTQKAYAEGLRAVYLYTAAHQDSVVAQHVSGADAGLAHRVNDLLLPIVKGVGSEKAYEILTESLQTLGGSGYLQDYPIEQYIRDAKIDSLYEGTTAIQALDFFFRKIVRDQGGALAHVAAQISATLEAGDDEFKPEIARLTTALADVQSMAATLTGYLMAAQEQPEQLYKVGLGSVRFLLAVGDLLIGWRLLVGAQAAQTALATATDRDRPFYEGKIAVAKFFAHNMLPLLTAVREIVESVDGDVMQLDNEAF, encoded by the coding sequence GTGGGTCACTACATCGCCAATGTTCGCGATATCGAGTTCAATCTTTTCGAGGTTCTGCAGCTGGGACCGATCCTGGACGAGGGCACGTTCGGTGACCTCGACAGCGACACCGCACGGACCATGCTCGACGAGGTCGCGCGGTTTGCCGAGGGCGTCGTCGCCGAGTCGTTCGCCGACGGTGACCGCAACCCGCCCGAGTTCGATCCGGCCACGCACGAGATCACGGTGCCCGGTCCGCTCGCCAAGACCGTGCAGGCCGTCAAGGACGCCGAGTGGTGGCGCATCGGGATCGCCGAGAATGCCGGTGGCACACCAGCTCCCGCGTCGCTGGTGTGGGCCATCCAGGAAATGATCATGTGCGCCAACCCGTCGGCGATGTTCTTCTACGGGCTCGGCCCGGCGATGGCGCACACCCTGGCCGAGGTCGGCACCGAAGAGCAACAGCGCTGGGCGCGCATGAGTATGGACAAGGGCTGGTCCGGAACCATGGTGCTGACCGAGCCCGATGCGGGTTCGGACGTCGGCGCCGGGCGTACCAAGGCCATCGCGCAGCCTGACGGCACCTGGCACATCGAAGGCGTGAAGCGCTTCATCTCCGGTGGCGACGTGGGCGATACCGCCGAGAACGTCTTCCACCTCGTGCTGGCGCGTCCCGAGGGTGCCGGACCCGGCACCAAGGGGTTGAGCCTGTTCTACGTCCCGAAGTTCCACTTCGACCCGGAGACGCTCGAACTCGGCGAGCGCAACGGTGTGTTCGTCACCGGCGTCGAGCACAAGATGGGCATCAAATCGTCCCCCACATGCGAACTCACGTTCGGCGCGCACGGCACGCCGGCCGTCGGGTACCTCGTCGGCGACGTGCACAACGGCATCGCGCAGATGTTCCGGGTGATCGAGAACGCCCGCATGACCGTGGGCGTCAAGTCGGCGGGCACGCTGTCGACCGGCTACCTCAACGCGCTCGCGTACGCCAAGGAGCGCATCCAGGGCTCGGACATGCTCAAGATGGCCGACAAGACCGCACCGCGCGTCGCGATCATCGAACACCCGGACGTGCGACGCAGCCTGCTCACGCAGAAGGCGTATGCCGAGGGCCTGCGGGCTGTGTACCTCTACACCGCCGCGCATCAGGATTCCGTGGTGGCACAACATGTCTCGGGCGCCGACGCCGGGCTGGCGCACCGCGTCAACGACCTGTTGCTGCCGATCGTCAAGGGTGTCGGTTCCGAGAAGGCCTACGAGATCCTGACCGAATCGCTGCAGACCCTCGGCGGATCCGGCTACCTGCAGGACTATCCGATCGAGCAGTACATCCGCGACGCCAAGATCGATTCGTTGTACGAGGGCACCACCGCGATCCAGGCGCTGGACTTCTTCTTCCGCAAGATCGTCCGCGATCAGGGTGGTGCGCTGGCCCACGTCGCGGCCCAGATCTCCGCGACCTTGGAAGCGGGTGACGACGAATTCAAACCCGAGATCGCGCGGCTGACCACGGCGCTGGCCGATGTGCAGTCGATGGCGGCCACCCTCACCGGATACCTGATGGCCGCCCAGGAACAGCCCGAGCAGCTCTACAAGGTCGGGCTCGGTTCGGTGCGGTTCCTGCTGGCGGTCGGTGATCTGCTGATCGGCTGGCGGCTGCTGGTCGGCGCACAGGCCGCCCAGACCGCCTTGGCCACGGCAACAGACCGCGACCGCCCGTTCTACGAAGGCAAGATCGCGGTGGCGAAGTTCTTCGCACACAACATGTTGCCGCTGCTGACGGCGGTTCGCGAGATCGTCGAGTCGGTCGACGGCGACGTCATGCAACTGGACAACGAGGCGTTCTGA
- the hrpA gene encoding ATP-dependent RNA helicase HrpA has translation MSEPSVAELRSRLDALTIRDADRLRRRLRNLSGGDTTKIAEQVAAAEGLVLTRQAAVPAITYPDLPVSEHRDELAKAINENQVVVVAGATGSGKTTQLPKICLDLGRGIRGTIGHTQPRRLAARTVAQRIADELGTPLGDTVGYTVRFTDQASDRTLIKLMTDGILLAEIQRDRRLLRYDTLILDEAHERSLNIDFLLGYLRELLPRRPDLKVIVTSATIEPERFSRHFSDAPIVEVSGRTYPVEIRYRPLEVPVAADDADDPDDPDHEVVRTEMRDPTEAIIDAVAELEAEPPGDVLVFLSGEREIRDTSEALRAVVGQNTEVLPLYARLPTADQQKVFQPSHATRRIVLATNVAETSLTVPGIRYVVDPGTARISRYSRRTKVQRLPIEPISQASAAQRAGRSGRTAPGVCIRLYSEEDFESRPRYTDPEILRTNLAAVILQMAALQLGDIAEFPFLDPPDARSVRDGVQLLQELGAFDAAGALTDVGRRLARLPLDPRIGRMILAADAEGCVREVLIIAAALSIPDPRERPVDREEAARQKHARFADEHSDFVSYLNLWSYLSEQRKERSGNAFRRMCREEFLHYLRIREWQDLVGQLRSIARDIGITESDEPADPARIHAALTAGLLSHVGLREGDGRDYAGARNSKFVLAPGSVLTKKPPRWIVVADLVETSRLFGRIAARIEPEAIERVAGHLVQRTYSEPHWDARRGAVMAFERVTLYGLPLVPRRRVGYAQIDPPVARELFIRHALVEGDWQTRHHFFRDNARLRAELEEMEERARRRDLLVGDDDIYALYDARIPADIVSARHFDAWWKKQRHKTPDLLTFTRDDLLRSDDSAEHPDTWQADDLNLPLTYRFEPGAADDGVTVHVPVGVLARLGGDGFAWQVPALREELVTALIKSLPKDLRRNFVPAPDTARAILGDLDPTAGSLLDEVQRELRRRSGILVPIDAFDLDKIPNHLRMTFAVEAADGREVARGKDIDALREQLSVPVAQAVAAAVAGELERTGLRSWPDDLDELPRTVENVSGGHTVRGYPAFVDTGKAVDIKVFANPAEQAAAMRPGLRRLLRLTVPSPVKAIERGLGTRTRLALNANPDGTLAALLDDCADAAADLMVPKPVWTRAAFADLVQRAGKELGPTTQAAVSRVEKVLAASHEVRVALPDKPSPAQADAVADIRSQLDRLLPKGFVTATGVGRLNDLTRYLTAIARRLDRLPHALGADRDRMSRIHAVEDAYDELVQALSPVRASADDVRDIAWQIEELRVSLWAQQLGTPRPVSEQRIYKAIDAVGR, from the coding sequence ATGTCCGAACCGTCAGTCGCCGAGCTCCGCTCCCGCCTCGACGCACTGACCATCCGTGACGCCGACCGGCTGCGCCGCCGCCTGCGGAACCTGAGCGGTGGGGACACCACCAAGATCGCCGAACAGGTCGCCGCGGCAGAAGGACTCGTCCTCACCAGGCAGGCCGCCGTCCCGGCGATCACCTACCCCGACCTGCCCGTCAGTGAGCACCGCGATGAGCTGGCCAAGGCCATCAACGAGAACCAGGTGGTGGTGGTCGCGGGCGCGACGGGCTCGGGCAAGACCACTCAGCTGCCGAAGATCTGCCTGGACCTCGGCCGCGGCATCCGCGGGACCATCGGACACACGCAGCCCCGGCGGCTGGCGGCGCGCACCGTTGCGCAGCGCATCGCCGACGAGCTCGGCACCCCGCTCGGCGACACCGTCGGCTACACCGTGCGCTTCACCGATCAGGCGAGCGACCGCACGCTGATCAAGTTGATGACGGACGGCATTCTGCTCGCCGAGATCCAAAGGGACCGGCGGCTGCTGCGTTACGACACGCTGATCCTCGACGAGGCGCACGAGCGCAGCCTCAACATCGACTTCCTGCTCGGCTACCTGCGTGAGCTCCTTCCGCGCAGACCCGACCTCAAGGTCATCGTGACGTCGGCGACCATTGAGCCCGAACGCTTTTCGAGGCACTTCTCCGATGCGCCGATCGTCGAGGTGTCGGGCCGCACCTACCCCGTCGAGATCCGGTACCGGCCGCTCGAGGTGCCCGTTGCGGCAGACGACGCCGATGATCCCGACGATCCCGACCACGAGGTCGTGCGCACCGAGATGCGTGATCCGACCGAAGCGATCATCGACGCGGTCGCCGAGCTGGAAGCCGAACCGCCCGGCGACGTTCTGGTGTTCCTGTCCGGGGAACGGGAAATCCGGGACACCAGTGAAGCACTGCGGGCCGTGGTCGGCCAGAACACCGAGGTGCTACCGCTGTATGCACGGCTGCCGACCGCAGATCAGCAGAAGGTCTTCCAGCCCAGCCACGCGACGAGGCGAATCGTGTTGGCCACCAACGTCGCCGAAACCTCGCTGACGGTGCCGGGTATCCGCTACGTCGTCGACCCCGGCACCGCGCGGATCTCGCGCTACAGCCGTCGCACCAAGGTGCAGCGCCTGCCGATCGAACCGATCTCGCAGGCTTCGGCCGCGCAGCGGGCAGGCCGGTCGGGCCGCACCGCGCCCGGCGTGTGCATCCGGTTGTATTCGGAGGAGGATTTCGAATCCAGGCCCCGCTACACCGATCCGGAGATCCTGCGGACCAACCTCGCGGCGGTCATCCTGCAGATGGCCGCCTTGCAACTCGGGGATATCGCGGAGTTCCCGTTCCTGGATCCGCCCGACGCGCGCAGCGTCCGCGACGGCGTGCAGCTGCTGCAGGAACTCGGTGCTTTCGATGCCGCAGGGGCACTGACCGATGTCGGGCGCCGGCTGGCCCGGCTGCCGTTGGATCCGCGCATCGGCCGCATGATCCTGGCCGCCGACGCCGAGGGTTGCGTGCGTGAGGTGCTGATCATCGCCGCGGCGCTGTCCATCCCCGACCCGCGGGAACGGCCGGTCGACCGTGAGGAGGCAGCGCGGCAGAAGCATGCGCGGTTCGCGGATGAGCACTCGGATTTCGTCTCGTACCTCAACCTGTGGAGCTACCTGAGTGAGCAGCGAAAGGAGAGGTCGGGCAACGCGTTCCGCCGGATGTGCCGCGAGGAGTTCCTGCACTATCTGCGGATCCGGGAGTGGCAGGATCTGGTCGGGCAGTTGCGGAGCATCGCGCGGGACATCGGCATTACCGAGTCCGACGAGCCGGCCGACCCGGCGCGCATCCACGCCGCGCTGACCGCGGGCCTGCTGTCCCACGTCGGGCTGCGCGAGGGTGACGGCCGCGACTATGCCGGCGCCCGCAACAGCAAGTTCGTGCTGGCTCCCGGTTCGGTGCTGACCAAGAAGCCGCCGCGCTGGATCGTGGTCGCCGACCTGGTGGAGACCAGCAGGCTGTTCGGCCGGATCGCGGCGCGGATCGAGCCGGAAGCCATCGAACGGGTCGCGGGACACCTGGTCCAGCGCACCTACAGTGAGCCGCATTGGGATGCCAGGCGCGGTGCGGTGATGGCGTTCGAGCGCGTCACGCTCTACGGATTGCCGCTCGTGCCGCGGCGGCGGGTCGGCTACGCGCAGATCGACCCGCCGGTCGCCAGGGAGCTGTTCATCCGCCATGCCCTCGTCGAAGGCGACTGGCAGACCCGCCACCATTTCTTCCGGGACAACGCCCGCTTGCGGGCCGAGCTCGAGGAGATGGAAGAGCGGGCTCGCCGGCGCGATCTCCTGGTGGGTGACGACGACATCTACGCGCTCTACGACGCGCGGATCCCCGCCGACATCGTCTCGGCCCGGCACTTCGACGCGTGGTGGAAGAAGCAGCGGCACAAGACACCCGACCTGCTCACCTTCACCCGCGACGACCTGCTGCGGTCCGACGATTCGGCCGAGCATCCCGACACCTGGCAGGCCGACGACCTGAACCTGCCGCTGACCTACAGGTTCGAACCGGGGGCGGCCGACGACGGCGTGACCGTGCATGTGCCAGTCGGAGTGCTGGCGCGGTTGGGTGGCGATGGATTCGCCTGGCAGGTGCCTGCACTGCGGGAAGAACTGGTGACAGCGCTGATCAAGTCGTTGCCGAAAGACCTGCGGCGCAACTTCGTTCCCGCGCCGGACACCGCGAGGGCCATCCTCGGTGACCTGGATCCCACGGCCGGCTCGCTGCTCGACGAGGTCCAGCGCGAACTACGCAGGCGCAGCGGCATTCTGGTGCCGATCGACGCGTTCGACCTGGACAAGATCCCCAACCACCTCCGGATGACGTTCGCGGTGGAGGCGGCCGACGGTAGAGAAGTCGCACGCGGCAAGGACATCGACGCGCTGCGCGAGCAGCTGTCGGTACCGGTCGCGCAGGCCGTCGCCGCCGCGGTGGCGGGCGAGCTGGAGCGTACGGGGTTGCGGTCCTGGCCAGACGATCTCGACGAACTGCCCCGCACGGTCGAGAACGTCAGCGGTGGGCACACCGTGCGCGGCTATCCCGCGTTCGTCGACACCGGAAAAGCCGTGGACATCAAGGTGTTCGCGAATCCCGCCGAACAGGCCGCGGCGATGCGACCGGGCCTGCGGCGGCTGCTGCGGCTCACGGTGCCCTCGCCCGTCAAGGCCATCGAGCGAGGCCTGGGTACGCGAACCCGGTTGGCCCTCAACGCCAATCCCGACGGCACCCTTGCCGCGCTGCTCGACGACTGTGCCGACGCCGCGGCCGACCTGATGGTCCCGAAACCGGTGTGGACCAGGGCCGCGTTCGCTGATTTGGTGCAGCGGGCCGGAAAGGAACTAGGGCCCACCACACAGGCCGCGGTGAGCCGGGTCGAGAAGGTGCTGGCGGCTTCGCACGAAGTGCGGGTCGCGCTGCCAGACAAGCCGTCGCCCGCGCAGGCCGACGCGGTGGCCGACATCCGTTCGCAGCTGGATCGGTTGCTGCCCAAGGGGTTTGTCACGGCTACCGGAGTCGGCAGGCTCAACGACCTGACGCGCTACCTCACCGCGATCGCCCGCCGGTTGGACCGGCTGCCGCACGCCCTTGGCGCCGACCGGGATCGGATGTCGCGCATACACGCCGTCGAAGACGCCTATGACGAACTGGTGCAGGCGCTTTCGCCGGTGCGGGCCTCGGCCGACGACGTCCGTGACATCGCGTGGCAGATCGAGGAACTCCGGGTGAGCCTGTGGGCCCAGCAGCTGGGAACCCCTCGACCGGTCAGTGAGCAACGCATCTACAAGGCGATTGACGCCGTCGGGCGCTGA
- a CDS encoding GntR family transcriptional regulator translates to MARCAAENRTDADLARLKDVFDAATSAAQAGDVSEATRLNVEFHFAIVDACGNDLLASIMRSLKGPVRRVFRMTQDSVAVDPGADHAALLKAITDHDAETAGRLAYDHIEATRLPTLEHVAKLAADAQ, encoded by the coding sequence ATCGCTCGGTGCGCTGCGGAGAACCGCACCGATGCCGACCTCGCCAGGCTCAAGGACGTGTTCGATGCGGCCACGTCCGCTGCCCAGGCAGGCGACGTGAGCGAGGCGACGCGGCTCAACGTCGAGTTCCACTTCGCGATCGTCGACGCCTGCGGCAACGATCTGCTCGCTTCGATCATGCGCTCGCTCAAGGGGCCGGTGCGGCGCGTGTTCCGGATGACGCAGGACAGTGTGGCCGTGGACCCGGGAGCCGACCACGCGGCCTTGCTGAAGGCCATCACCGACCACGATGCCGAGACCGCGGGCCGGCTCGCGTACGACCACATCGAGGCGACCCGGCTGCCCACCTTGGAGCACGTCGCCAAGCTCGCGGCCGACGCGCAGTAG
- a CDS encoding FAD-dependent oxidoreductase produces the protein MDRKRVVIAGLGDTGVLTAIRLARRFDVVGVSVNPGLVSGQEVGVRLARPDVWARDYWIGFDRFHGLDDVRTVHGTITGVDLPGRTVSVRHAAGNTVREPYDALVISTGVANGFWRRPVVRSADEIGASLREAHDTLGAAGSVAVIGGGAAAVASAVNIAVRWPDTHVALYFPGGQPLPHHHRRARARIVQRLAEAGVTTHPGHRAVVADGFECDAITNAPVHWSTGQEPVQADAVLWAIGRVRPNTGWLPPEVLDARGFVRVTPQLQVPGYPGVFAVGDVAATDPLRSSARNRADGLLAHNIAAHFTGQRMRAYRPPAYRWGSVLGAQPDGLEVFAPNGFAFRFPSWTIDRVLQPWIVRRGIYRGVRGGAHAQGAMTEG, from the coding sequence GTGGACCGCAAGCGCGTGGTGATCGCCGGCCTCGGCGACACCGGCGTGCTCACCGCGATTCGGCTGGCCCGCCGGTTCGACGTCGTCGGTGTCTCGGTGAACCCCGGTCTGGTGAGCGGTCAGGAGGTCGGTGTGCGGCTGGCTCGGCCGGACGTGTGGGCCCGCGACTATTGGATCGGGTTCGACCGGTTCCACGGGCTCGACGATGTCCGCACGGTGCACGGGACGATCACGGGCGTAGACCTGCCGGGGCGGACCGTGAGCGTGCGACACGCCGCGGGCAACACCGTGCGCGAACCCTATGACGCGCTGGTCATTTCGACCGGTGTGGCCAACGGGTTCTGGCGCAGACCGGTCGTGCGGTCGGCCGACGAGATCGGCGCGAGCCTGCGTGAAGCGCACGACACGCTGGGCGCCGCGGGTTCGGTGGCCGTGATCGGTGGCGGTGCGGCCGCGGTGGCAAGCGCGGTCAACATCGCCGTGCGATGGCCGGATACCCATGTCGCGCTGTACTTTCCGGGTGGTCAACCGTTACCTCACCATCATCGGCGCGCCCGCGCCCGCATCGTGCAGCGCCTTGCCGAAGCCGGGGTGACGACGCATCCGGGACACCGCGCCGTGGTCGCCGACGGTTTCGAGTGCGACGCCATCACGAATGCGCCGGTGCACTGGAGCACAGGGCAGGAGCCTGTGCAGGCGGATGCCGTGCTGTGGGCGATCGGGCGCGTGCGTCCGAACACGGGCTGGTTGCCGCCCGAGGTGCTCGACGCGCGTGGCTTCGTCCGGGTGACACCGCAATTGCAGGTTCCGGGCTACCCCGGTGTGTTCGCGGTGGGTGACGTCGCCGCGACCGACCCGTTGCGATCCTCGGCGCGCAACCGGGCCGACGGCCTGCTGGCCCACAACATCGCCGCCCATTTCACCGGGCAGCGCATGCGGGCGTACCGGCCACCCGCGTACCGGTGGGGTTCGGTGCTGGGCGCACAACCCGACGGGCTGGAGGTGTTCGCGCCCAACGGGTTCGCGTTCCGGTTTCCCTCCTGGACCATCGACCGGGTACTGCAGCCCTGGATCGTCCGGCGCGGCATCTACCGCGGCGTGCGCGGCGGTGCGCACGCTCAGGGCGCCATGACCGAGGGCTGA
- a CDS encoding esterase family protein: protein MKRTFLNRMWRRVAATAAATLMLTASMSVTGPAPEAAAYSRDGLPVEYLQVPSPSMGRDIKVEFQRASGPTPSTGGARALYLLDGLRAQDDANGWDINTAAFEWFHDSGIAVVMPVGGQSSFYSDWYQPARGSAGTTTYKWETFLTQELPAWLATNRNVSPTGNAVVGLSMSGGAALTLAIWHPTQFIFAGALSGFLNPSSGLWPTLIGFAMKDAGGYNAADMWGISNDPAWRRNDPTVNINRLVANNTAVWVYCGNGAPSDLDGSDGNFGTMYSAQFLENITVTSNKDFQQKYQAAGGRNAKFNFPSNGTHNWNYWGAQLQEMKPDMLRVLGVGQPAPVPAQVAPAPGAVPGQVAPAPVAPATPAVPGVAGAPVVAGVPGVAGAPVAPAAPGLQTVPVTLPR, encoded by the coding sequence GTGAAGCGGACGTTCCTCAACAGGATGTGGCGTCGCGTGGCGGCGACCGCGGCGGCCACACTGATGCTGACGGCCTCGATGAGCGTGACCGGACCGGCCCCGGAGGCGGCGGCCTATTCCCGCGACGGCCTGCCGGTCGAATACCTGCAGGTGCCGTCCCCGTCGATGGGCCGTGACATCAAGGTCGAGTTCCAGCGCGCCAGCGGGCCGACTCCCAGCACGGGTGGCGCCCGGGCGCTGTACCTGCTCGACGGGCTGCGCGCGCAGGACGATGCCAACGGCTGGGACATCAACACCGCGGCGTTCGAGTGGTTCCACGACTCCGGCATCGCGGTCGTGATGCCCGTCGGCGGTCAGTCCAGCTTCTATTCCGACTGGTACCAGCCCGCCCGGGGCAGTGCGGGCACGACCACGTACAAATGGGAGACGTTCCTGACTCAGGAACTGCCTGCCTGGTTGGCCACCAACCGCAACGTCTCACCGACCGGCAACGCCGTCGTGGGGCTCTCGATGTCGGGCGGTGCAGCGCTGACCCTGGCGATCTGGCATCCCACGCAGTTCATCTTCGCCGGCGCGCTGTCGGGCTTCCTCAACCCCTCAAGTGGCTTGTGGCCCACGCTCATCGGCTTCGCGATGAAAGACGCGGGCGGCTACAACGCAGCCGACATGTGGGGCATCAGCAACGACCCGGCGTGGCGGCGCAACGATCCCACCGTCAACATCAACCGGCTGGTGGCCAACAACACAGCCGTGTGGGTGTACTGCGGTAACGGTGCCCCGTCGGACCTCGACGGCTCGGACGGCAACTTCGGCACGATGTACAGCGCGCAGTTCCTGGAGAACATCACCGTCACCTCGAACAAGGATTTCCAGCAGAAGTACCAGGCCGCCGGGGGCCGCAACGCGAAGTTCAACTTCCCGTCCAACGGCACGCACAACTGGAACTACTGGGGCGCACAGCTGCAGGAGATGAAGCCCGACATGCTGCGCGTGCTCGGCGTCGGTCAACCCGCGCCGGTGCCTGCGCAGGTGGCCCCGGCGCCGGGCGCCGTGCCGGGCCAGGTCGCGCCGGCGCCGGTCGCGCCCGCGACCCCAGCGGTACCCGGCGTCGCCGGAGCACCCGTCGTGGCCGGAGTACCCGGTGTTGCGGGTGCGCCCGTGGCACCGGCGGCGCCTGGCCTGCAAACGGTTCCGGTAACGCTGCCGCGGTAG